From a region of the Salvelinus alpinus chromosome 2, SLU_Salpinus.1, whole genome shotgun sequence genome:
- the LOC139553781 gene encoding uncharacterized protein isoform X1: MTAEWLHLPPPYPPGVGPLCGAESYPPGVGPLCGAESYPPGVGPLCGAESYPPGVGPLCGAELEAWYEDLQDILGSDGGGAKLARAPPCSEKEPEFLDVLESCSLTWLTDGVGVGVGGEAWDGGEGVQRVTIPEEPPTHPPHHISSNTSRPSPAEERAERQGDREGGRDGERGGSGGGDLLPPEFFELLNEGGVGMVEKGGVGMVETGGVMVETGGVGMVETGGVGMVETGRVGMVETGGIMVETGGIMVSGSYHHHQLHHHSDNLQQPESPSASEEENTCVPDSPSCSSSASPSTSLNCSPPSSPTSTSFSSSRQDKRKRGNSLSFPSSGSHSSSSSSSAKKSRRERDQENERKVQELTDQNERLKAEIDRLGEEVQRTRRALIERLVNTRK; the protein is encoded by the exons ATGACTGCCGAGTGGCTTCACCTGCCCCCTCCGTACCCCCCAGGTGTGGGACCGCTGTGTGGTGCAGAGTCTTACCCCCCAGGTGTGGGACCGCTGTGTGGTGCAGAGTCTTACCCCCCCGGTGTGGGGCCGCTGTGTGGTGCAGAGTCGTACCCCCCCGGTGTGGGGCCGCTGTGTGGTGCAGAGTTGGAGGCGTGGTATGAGGACCTGCAGGATATACTGGGATCAGACGGGGGCGGGGCCAAACTGGCGCGTGCCCCTCCCTGCTCTGAG AAGGAGCCGGAGTTCCTAGATGTTCTGGAGAGCTGTTCCCTGACATGGCTGACAGACGGAGTGGGAGTGGGTGTCGGGGGGGAGGCGTGGGACGGAGGTGAGGGGGTCCAGAGGGTCACGATCCCGGAGGAGCCTCCTACCCATCCACCCCACCACATCTCCTCCAACACCTCCCGTCCGAGTCCAGCTGAGGAAAGGGCAGAGAggcagggggacagagagggagggagggatggagaaagaggtgGCTCTGGAGGAGGGGACCTGTTGCCCCCAGAGTTCTTTGAGTTGCTGAACGAGGGAGGGGTGGGCATGGTGGAGAAAGGAGGGGTGGGCatggtggagacaggaggggtcatggtggagacaggaggggtgggcatggtggagacaggaggggtgggcATGGTGGAGACAGGAAGGGTGGGCatggtggagacaggagggatcatggtggagacaggagggatcATGGTGAGCGGTAGCTACCACCATCATCAGCTTCATCATCACTCCGACAATCTCCAACAACCTGAGTCTCCCTCCGCCAGCGAGGAGGAAAACACCTGCGTCCCAGACTCTCCCTCCTGCTCTTCCTCCGCCTCTCCGTCCACCTCTCTCAActgctctcctccttcctctcctactAGCACCTCGTTCTCCTCGTCTCGGCAGGACAAACGCAAGAGGGGCAACTCTCTGTCCTTCCCTTCCTCCGGCTCacactcatcctcctcttcctcttctgcgaagaagagcaggagagagagggatcaggAGAACGAGAGGAAGGTGCAGGAGCTGACAGATCAGAACGAGAGGTTGAAAGCAGAgatagacagactgggagaggAGGTGCAGAGGACACGCCGAGCCCTGATAGAGAGACTAGTTAACACCAGGAagtga
- the mars1 gene encoding methionine--tRNA ligase, cytoplasmic isoform X1, producing the protein MKLFVSDGNPHCVKVLAVLGFTGVKCDVKHVNHEERVVPYLSRPALPALLLPSGTYLFSPNSICQYLIEVNGQESSDIVNQWLEWEATELQPAVMQALHMVVLQGKGAETTRVLQGPLSYLDQSLSKRTTLFLTAEKVSVADVVLWAALYPILSDSSLVSGNQTLQHWFERVGMLAACGSAAQTALYGKGLKAESLKTYLQRQPATHHGQVQGRGTQPCNSPEGDDDGDCVLSEEEIQSAAVTWGKGLADLPMVPERQHPILPKEGKRNVLVTSALPYVNNVPHLGNIIGCVLSADVFARYGRLRGWNVLYVCGTDEYGTATENKAREEGLTAQQICDKYHAVHASIYQWFQVDFDFFGRTTTKKQTEIAQNIFWRLHERGFLLEDIVEQLRCEACQRFLADRFVEGTCPFCSYPEARGDQCDKCGKLINAVELREPTCKVCSQTPVVQSSKHLFLDLPKLEPELEQWLERSTGSGDWTANAKQITRSWVRDGLKPRCITRDLKWGTPVPHPDFSDKVFYVWFDAPIGYLSITANYTDQWEKWWKNPQQVELYNFMAKDNVPFHSVVFPCSLLGAQDNYTLVNHLVATEYLNYEDTKFSKSRGVGVFGDMAKDTGIPSDVWRFYLLYLRPEGQDSAFSWVDMATKNNSELLNNLGNFINRAGMFVSKFFENCVPAMALQQEDKRLLAQVGWELKQYINLMDRVKIRDALKCILNISRHGNQYIQVNEPWKKIKGDETDRQRSGTVTGVSVNVACLLSVMLQPYMPTVSQTIRQQLNAPPTVTGTMLQGTGNFVCSLPAGHHIGTVSPLFQKLESDQIESLKKRFGGQQPEEEEAKPKKPKTTAQTDVNAQPAPTPASDPAAQTAVNGADAERARDLTLAVAEQGEKVRTLKGQKAEKAVIGAEVTKLLELKKQLSLAEGKHPEPVVTKGKKK; encoded by the exons CCTGCAGTGATGCAGGCCCTTCACATGGTGGTGCTGCAGGGAAAAGGAGCAGAAACCACCAGGGTTCTACAGGGACCTCTCAGCTACCTGGACCAGAGCCTGAGCAAGAGGACCACGCTGTTCCTCACTGCT GAGAAGGTTTCAGTGGCAGACGTGGTTCTGTGGGCAGCTCTCTACCCCATCCTGTCTGACAGCAGTCTGGTATCAG GTAATCAGACGCTGCAGCACTGGTTTGAACGTGTGGGCATGTTGGCAGCCTGTGGGTCTGCAGCCCAGACTGCACTGTACGGGAAGGGACTGAAGGCTGAGTCTCTGAAGACCTACCTGCAGAGACAGCCAGCCACACACCATGGTCAGGTTCAGGGTAgaggcacacagccatgcaacagCCCTGag ggtgatgatgatggtgattgtGTGCTGTCAGAGGAAGAGATTCAGTCTGCCGCGGTCACCTGGGGTAAAGGACTTGCAGACTTACCCATGGTTCCAGAGAGACAACACCCTAT TCTTCCTAAGGAGGGCAAGAGGAACGTCCTCGTGACCAGTGCCTTGCCTTATGTTAACAACGTCCCTCATCTGGGCAACATCATCGGCTGTGTGCTCAGCGCTGATGTCTTCGCCAG gTACGGGCGTCTGCGTGGttggaatgtactgtatgtgtgtgggacTGATGAGTACGGTACAGCTACAGAGAACAAGGCCCGTGAGGAAGGTCTAACAGCGCAGCAGATCTGTGACAAGTACCATGCTGTCCACGCCTCCATCTACCAGTGGTTCCAGGTCGACTTTGACTTCTTTGGCCGCACCACCACAAAGAAACAGACGGA gatagCCCAGAACATCTTCTGGCGTCTCCATGAGCGAGGCTTCCTACTTGAAGACATTGTGGAGCAGCTGCGCTGCGAGGCGTGCCAGCGTTTTCTAGCCGACCGCTTCGTGGAGGGAACATGTCCCTTCTGCTCTTACCCAGAGGCCCGAGGGGACCAGTGTGACAAGTGTGGCAAGCTTATCAACGCTGTGGAGCTACGG gagCCTACTTGTAAGGTGTGCAGTCAGACTCCTGTAGTCCAGTCCTCCAAACATCTGTTCCTGGACCTGCCCAAG TTGGAGCCTGAGTTGGAGCAGTGGTTGGAGAGGTCTACTGGGTCAGGGGACTGGACGGCCAACGCCAAACAGATCACCAGATCCTGGGTGAGGGACGGACTCAAACCCCGCTGCATCACCAGAGACCTGAAGTGGGGAACCCCTGTACCTCACCCCGACTTCTCTGACAAG GTGTTCTACGTGTGGTTTGACGCTCCTATTGGTTACCTGTCCATCACAGCCAACTACACTGACCAATGGGAGAAGTGGTGGAAGAACCCACAGCAG GTGGAGCTCTATAACTTCATGGCCAAGGACAACGTTCCGTTCCACAGTGTGGTGTTCCCCTGCTCTCTACTGGGAGCACAGGACAACTATACACTGGTCAACCACCTGGtggctacag AGTACCTGAACTACGAGGACACCAAGTTCTCTAAGAGTCgaggtgttggtgtgtttggtgaCATGGCCAAGGATACGGGCATCCCCTCTGACGTGTGGCGATTCTACCTGCTCTACCTCCGTCCCGAGGGACAGGACTCGGCCTTCTCCTGGGTCGACATGGCCACCAAGAATAACTCTGAGTTGCTCAATAACCTGGGCAACTTCATCAACAG ggcTGGTATGTTTGTCAGTAAGTTCTTTGAGAACTGTGTACCTGCCATGGCTCTTCAGCAGGAGGACAAGAGACTGTTGGCTCAGGTGGGATGGGAGCTGAAGCAGTACATTAACCTCATGGACAGAGTCAA GATCCGTGATGCCCTGAAGTGTATCCTCAACATCTCTCGCCACGGTAACCAGTACATCCAGGTCAACGAACCCTGGAAGAAAATCAAAGGAGACGAAACAGACag GCAGCGATCGGGGACAGTGACAGGTGTGTCTGTGAATGTGGCGTGTCTGCTGTCCGTCATGCTCCAGCCCTACATGCCAACGGTCAGTCAGACCATCCGCCAGCAGCTGAACGCCCCGCCCACCGTTACCGGCACCATGCTGCAGGGCACAGGGAACTTCGTCTGCTCTCTGCCCGCCGGGCATCACATTGGCACG GTCAGCCCGTTGTTCCAGAAACTAGAGTCCGACCAGATCGAGTCTCTGAAGAAGAGGTTTGGAGGACAGCAG CCAGAGGAGGAGGAAGCCAAACCGAAGAAG CCAAAGACGACAGCCCAGACTGATGTCAACGCTCAGCCCGCCCCAACCCCAGCTTCAGATCCTGCTGCTCAGACTGCAGTGAACGGTGCAGACGCAGAGAGAGCCAGGGACTTAACACTGGCTGTGGCAGAACAG GGGGAAAAGGTCCGGACCCTGAAGGGCCAGAAGGCAGAGAAAGCTGTGATTGGAGCAGAGGTCACCAAACTCCTGGAACTGAAGAAACAGCTATCCCTGGCTGAGGGAAAGCACCCAGAACCAGTGGTGACAAAAGGCAAGAAGAAGtga
- the mars1 gene encoding methionine--tRNA ligase, cytoplasmic isoform X2, producing the protein MKLFVSDGNPHCVKVLAVLGFTGVKCDVKHVNHEERVVPYLSRPALPALLLPSGTYLFSPNSICQYLIEVNGQESSDIVNQWLEWEATELQPAVMQALHMVVLQGKGAETTRVLQGPLSYLDQSLSKRTTLFLTAEKVSVADVVLWAALYPILSDSSLVSGNQTLQHWFERVGMLAACGSAAQTALYGKGLKAESLKTYLQRQPATHHGQVQGRGTQPCNSPEGDDDGDCVLSEEEIQSAAVTWGKGLADLPMVPERQHPILPKEGKRNVLVTSALPYVNNVPHLGNIIGCVLSADVFARYGRLRGWNVLYVCGTDEYGTATENKAREEGLTAQQICDKYHAVHASIYQWFQVDFDFFGRTTTKKQTEIAQNIFWRLHERGFLLEDIVEQLRCEACQRFLADRFVEGTCPFCSYPEARGDQCDKCGKLINAVELREPTCKVCSQTPVVQSSKHLFLDLPKLEPELEQWLERSTGSGDWTANAKQITRSWVRDGLKPRCITRDLKWGTPVPHPDFSDKVFYVWFDAPIGYLSITANYTDQWEKWWKNPQQVELYNFMAKDNVPFHSVVFPCSLLGAQDNYTLVNHLVATEYLNYEDTKFSKSRGVGVFGDMAKDTGIPSDVWRFYLLYLRPEGQDSAFSWVDMATKNNSELLNNLGNFINRAGMFVSKFFENCVPAMALQQEDKRLLAQVGWELKQYINLMDRVKIRDALKCILNISRHGNQYIQVNEPWKKIKGDETDRQRSGTVTGVSVNVACLLSVMLQPYMPTVSQTIRQQLNAPPTVTGTMLQGTGNFVCSLPAGHHIGTVSPLFQKLESDQIESLKKRFGGQQPKTTAQTDVNAQPAPTPASDPAAQTAVNGADAERARDLTLAVAEQGEKVRTLKGQKAEKAVIGAEVTKLLELKKQLSLAEGKHPEPVVTKGKKK; encoded by the exons CCTGCAGTGATGCAGGCCCTTCACATGGTGGTGCTGCAGGGAAAAGGAGCAGAAACCACCAGGGTTCTACAGGGACCTCTCAGCTACCTGGACCAGAGCCTGAGCAAGAGGACCACGCTGTTCCTCACTGCT GAGAAGGTTTCAGTGGCAGACGTGGTTCTGTGGGCAGCTCTCTACCCCATCCTGTCTGACAGCAGTCTGGTATCAG GTAATCAGACGCTGCAGCACTGGTTTGAACGTGTGGGCATGTTGGCAGCCTGTGGGTCTGCAGCCCAGACTGCACTGTACGGGAAGGGACTGAAGGCTGAGTCTCTGAAGACCTACCTGCAGAGACAGCCAGCCACACACCATGGTCAGGTTCAGGGTAgaggcacacagccatgcaacagCCCTGag ggtgatgatgatggtgattgtGTGCTGTCAGAGGAAGAGATTCAGTCTGCCGCGGTCACCTGGGGTAAAGGACTTGCAGACTTACCCATGGTTCCAGAGAGACAACACCCTAT TCTTCCTAAGGAGGGCAAGAGGAACGTCCTCGTGACCAGTGCCTTGCCTTATGTTAACAACGTCCCTCATCTGGGCAACATCATCGGCTGTGTGCTCAGCGCTGATGTCTTCGCCAG gTACGGGCGTCTGCGTGGttggaatgtactgtatgtgtgtgggacTGATGAGTACGGTACAGCTACAGAGAACAAGGCCCGTGAGGAAGGTCTAACAGCGCAGCAGATCTGTGACAAGTACCATGCTGTCCACGCCTCCATCTACCAGTGGTTCCAGGTCGACTTTGACTTCTTTGGCCGCACCACCACAAAGAAACAGACGGA gatagCCCAGAACATCTTCTGGCGTCTCCATGAGCGAGGCTTCCTACTTGAAGACATTGTGGAGCAGCTGCGCTGCGAGGCGTGCCAGCGTTTTCTAGCCGACCGCTTCGTGGAGGGAACATGTCCCTTCTGCTCTTACCCAGAGGCCCGAGGGGACCAGTGTGACAAGTGTGGCAAGCTTATCAACGCTGTGGAGCTACGG gagCCTACTTGTAAGGTGTGCAGTCAGACTCCTGTAGTCCAGTCCTCCAAACATCTGTTCCTGGACCTGCCCAAG TTGGAGCCTGAGTTGGAGCAGTGGTTGGAGAGGTCTACTGGGTCAGGGGACTGGACGGCCAACGCCAAACAGATCACCAGATCCTGGGTGAGGGACGGACTCAAACCCCGCTGCATCACCAGAGACCTGAAGTGGGGAACCCCTGTACCTCACCCCGACTTCTCTGACAAG GTGTTCTACGTGTGGTTTGACGCTCCTATTGGTTACCTGTCCATCACAGCCAACTACACTGACCAATGGGAGAAGTGGTGGAAGAACCCACAGCAG GTGGAGCTCTATAACTTCATGGCCAAGGACAACGTTCCGTTCCACAGTGTGGTGTTCCCCTGCTCTCTACTGGGAGCACAGGACAACTATACACTGGTCAACCACCTGGtggctacag AGTACCTGAACTACGAGGACACCAAGTTCTCTAAGAGTCgaggtgttggtgtgtttggtgaCATGGCCAAGGATACGGGCATCCCCTCTGACGTGTGGCGATTCTACCTGCTCTACCTCCGTCCCGAGGGACAGGACTCGGCCTTCTCCTGGGTCGACATGGCCACCAAGAATAACTCTGAGTTGCTCAATAACCTGGGCAACTTCATCAACAG ggcTGGTATGTTTGTCAGTAAGTTCTTTGAGAACTGTGTACCTGCCATGGCTCTTCAGCAGGAGGACAAGAGACTGTTGGCTCAGGTGGGATGGGAGCTGAAGCAGTACATTAACCTCATGGACAGAGTCAA GATCCGTGATGCCCTGAAGTGTATCCTCAACATCTCTCGCCACGGTAACCAGTACATCCAGGTCAACGAACCCTGGAAGAAAATCAAAGGAGACGAAACAGACag GCAGCGATCGGGGACAGTGACAGGTGTGTCTGTGAATGTGGCGTGTCTGCTGTCCGTCATGCTCCAGCCCTACATGCCAACGGTCAGTCAGACCATCCGCCAGCAGCTGAACGCCCCGCCCACCGTTACCGGCACCATGCTGCAGGGCACAGGGAACTTCGTCTGCTCTCTGCCCGCCGGGCATCACATTGGCACG GTCAGCCCGTTGTTCCAGAAACTAGAGTCCGACCAGATCGAGTCTCTGAAGAAGAGGTTTGGAGGACAGCAG CCAAAGACGACAGCCCAGACTGATGTCAACGCTCAGCCCGCCCCAACCCCAGCTTCAGATCCTGCTGCTCAGACTGCAGTGAACGGTGCAGACGCAGAGAGAGCCAGGGACTTAACACTGGCTGTGGCAGAACAG GGGGAAAAGGTCCGGACCCTGAAGGGCCAGAAGGCAGAGAAAGCTGTGATTGGAGCAGAGGTCACCAAACTCCTGGAACTGAAGAAACAGCTATCCCTGGCTGAGGGAAAGCACCCAGAACCAGTGGTGACAAAAGGCAAGAAGAAGtga
- the LOC139553781 gene encoding uncharacterized protein isoform X2, whose protein sequence is MTAEWLHLPPPYPPGVGPLCGAESYPPGVGPLCGAESYPPGVGPLCGAESYPPGVGPLCGAELEAWYEDLQDILGSDGGGAKLARAPPCSEEPEFLDVLESCSLTWLTDGVGVGVGGEAWDGGEGVQRVTIPEEPPTHPPHHISSNTSRPSPAEERAERQGDREGGRDGERGGSGGGDLLPPEFFELLNEGGVGMVEKGGVGMVETGGVMVETGGVGMVETGGVGMVETGRVGMVETGGIMVETGGIMVSGSYHHHQLHHHSDNLQQPESPSASEEENTCVPDSPSCSSSASPSTSLNCSPPSSPTSTSFSSSRQDKRKRGNSLSFPSSGSHSSSSSSSAKKSRRERDQENERKVQELTDQNERLKAEIDRLGEEVQRTRRALIERLVNTRK, encoded by the exons ATGACTGCCGAGTGGCTTCACCTGCCCCCTCCGTACCCCCCAGGTGTGGGACCGCTGTGTGGTGCAGAGTCTTACCCCCCAGGTGTGGGACCGCTGTGTGGTGCAGAGTCTTACCCCCCCGGTGTGGGGCCGCTGTGTGGTGCAGAGTCGTACCCCCCCGGTGTGGGGCCGCTGTGTGGTGCAGAGTTGGAGGCGTGGTATGAGGACCTGCAGGATATACTGGGATCAGACGGGGGCGGGGCCAAACTGGCGCGTGCCCCTCCCTGCTCTGAG GAGCCGGAGTTCCTAGATGTTCTGGAGAGCTGTTCCCTGACATGGCTGACAGACGGAGTGGGAGTGGGTGTCGGGGGGGAGGCGTGGGACGGAGGTGAGGGGGTCCAGAGGGTCACGATCCCGGAGGAGCCTCCTACCCATCCACCCCACCACATCTCCTCCAACACCTCCCGTCCGAGTCCAGCTGAGGAAAGGGCAGAGAggcagggggacagagagggagggagggatggagaaagaggtgGCTCTGGAGGAGGGGACCTGTTGCCCCCAGAGTTCTTTGAGTTGCTGAACGAGGGAGGGGTGGGCATGGTGGAGAAAGGAGGGGTGGGCatggtggagacaggaggggtcatggtggagacaggaggggtgggcatggtggagacaggaggggtgggcATGGTGGAGACAGGAAGGGTGGGCatggtggagacaggagggatcatggtggagacaggagggatcATGGTGAGCGGTAGCTACCACCATCATCAGCTTCATCATCACTCCGACAATCTCCAACAACCTGAGTCTCCCTCCGCCAGCGAGGAGGAAAACACCTGCGTCCCAGACTCTCCCTCCTGCTCTTCCTCCGCCTCTCCGTCCACCTCTCTCAActgctctcctccttcctctcctactAGCACCTCGTTCTCCTCGTCTCGGCAGGACAAACGCAAGAGGGGCAACTCTCTGTCCTTCCCTTCCTCCGGCTCacactcatcctcctcttcctcttctgcgaagaagagcaggagagagagggatcaggAGAACGAGAGGAAGGTGCAGGAGCTGACAGATCAGAACGAGAGGTTGAAAGCAGAgatagacagactgggagaggAGGTGCAGAGGACACGCCGAGCCCTGATAGAGAGACTAGTTAACACCAGGAagtga